Proteins encoded by one window of Paraburkholderia terrae:
- a CDS encoding ParB/Srx family N-terminal domain-containing protein has translation MARQTARRAAKSADGDATGDPRAPEPRPDAPESPQASPWPALAIERRPLASLVPYARNARLHSDVQIGQIAASMREWGWTQPILVSEDDTIIAGHGRVLAALRLGLDDAPVMVARGWSASKIRAYVIADNRLAENASWDREMLGAELTELRDQFDLSLTGFTVGEIDAMTVGDLPDLGVEYDESAASSVKFIKCPECGHEFPR, from the coding sequence ATGGCACGACAGACCGCGCGGCGCGCGGCAAAATCCGCCGACGGCGATGCTACCGGCGACCCGCGTGCGCCGGAACCGCGCCCGGACGCGCCAGAATCGCCGCAGGCGTCTCCGTGGCCCGCGCTCGCGATCGAACGCCGTCCGCTCGCGTCGCTCGTTCCATACGCGCGCAACGCGCGACTTCACAGCGATGTGCAGATCGGCCAGATTGCGGCGTCGATGCGCGAATGGGGATGGACGCAGCCGATTCTGGTTTCCGAAGATGACACGATCATCGCCGGTCACGGCCGCGTGCTCGCCGCGTTGCGCCTCGGGCTCGACGATGCGCCCGTGATGGTCGCGCGCGGCTGGAGCGCGTCGAAGATCAGGGCCTATGTGATCGCGGACAACCGGCTCGCGGAGAACGCGTCATGGGATCGTGAAATGCTCGGTGCAGAACTGACCGAACTGCGCGACCAGTTCGACCTGTCGCTGACCGGCTTTACGGTCGGAGAGATCGACGCGATGACGGTTGGCGATCTGCCCGACCTCGGCGTCGAATACGACGAGTCAGCGGCCAGTAGTGTCAAGTTCATCAAGTGTCCCGAGTGCGGTCACGAGTTCCCAAGGTAA